From Mucilaginibacter rubeus, a single genomic window includes:
- a CDS encoding M56 family metallopeptidase, giving the protein MPATFVFLLKVNIALLLFCAGYYLVLRPLTFYTLNRIYLLAAILFASIYPQINFSAFVQRHEELAKPIEQIVINWQSPAQLVNQPVQTFDYWYWLSVIFWAGAGLLFIRLALQLLSLLRLYKNSKPQYIGEHLVRVMDKDAAPFSFWRSIYVNPAKHEPADLKSILLHEQVHVNQWHTADILLAELSSIFYWFNPGIWLIKRAVRENIEFITDRKILKNGIDSKAYQYSLVNVSFNNSQPSIVNHFNISTIKKRIIMMNAKRSSKLNLTRYAFVVPAVMALLLVFSISKADFAKPVRITLANAVQPLARIININPDEVVNTDIKPAKASKPASKTKTPKAAAAPTPAALPKVALSPSTAVAPLAQADTNKRAKIMVDAVRKDSLIFVVNGAVSTGKNLDPTKIDNVYILTGDRARKFAKIEDDKPVKVAYVITKDAPNKEELEKEVAKTRVISKIVTTNVSGDAVIADDNVNAITIVPDDKKVDVKNLKNVVIVKGISSSANASSISTVTVNGVKAKPSTLSYSVRSGDAAMVASGGDVVVTGYGKKANIKALNVNGMSIVTNGDKDPLILIDGKTSTMEAFKKLDPNKVESISILKSDDTAKKYGDKAKDGVVIITTHKK; this is encoded by the coding sequence ATGCCGGCAACATTTGTTTTTTTATTAAAAGTGAACATAGCCCTGCTATTGTTTTGTGCGGGCTATTACCTGGTGCTAAGGCCCCTCACCTTTTATACGCTTAACCGTATTTATTTGCTTGCGGCCATCCTGTTTGCAAGTATTTACCCGCAAATCAACTTTTCGGCCTTTGTGCAGCGGCACGAAGAATTGGCCAAACCGATTGAGCAGATAGTCATCAACTGGCAGTCGCCGGCCCAACTGGTAAACCAGCCGGTGCAAACATTTGATTACTGGTATTGGTTGAGCGTAATTTTCTGGGCGGGCGCAGGCTTGCTCTTCATCCGCCTGGCCCTGCAGCTGCTATCCTTATTACGATTGTATAAAAATTCCAAACCTCAATACATAGGCGAACATTTGGTTAGGGTGATGGACAAAGACGCGGCGCCATTTTCTTTTTGGCGGAGCATTTATGTAAACCCTGCTAAACATGAACCCGCCGACCTGAAATCGATCCTGCTGCATGAGCAGGTGCACGTAAACCAGTGGCATACTGCTGATATTTTGCTGGCAGAGCTTAGCAGTATCTTCTACTGGTTTAACCCGGGCATCTGGCTTATAAAAAGGGCTGTACGCGAAAACATCGAATTTATTACCGACCGCAAGATCCTGAAAAATGGGATCGACAGTAAAGCGTACCAGTACAGTTTGGTGAATGTGAGTTTCAATAACAGCCAACCCAGCATTGTAAACCATTTCAATATTTCAACCATAAAAAAACGGATAATCATGATGAACGCGAAGAGATCGTCGAAACTTAACCTCACCCGCTACGCTTTTGTAGTGCCGGCCGTTATGGCCTTGTTACTGGTATTCAGCATTTCAAAAGCTGATTTTGCCAAACCTGTGAGGATCACCCTTGCCAATGCGGTACAGCCCCTGGCCAGGATCATTAATATTAACCCCGACGAGGTTGTTAACACTGATATTAAACCCGCCAAAGCTTCCAAACCTGCGTCAAAAACAAAAACTCCAAAAGCTGCGGCCGCTCCTACGCCGGCAGCGCTACCCAAAGTTGCGCTAAGTCCGTCGACCGCTGTAGCGCCATTGGCGCAAGCCGACACCAACAAAAGGGCAAAAATAATGGTAGATGCGGTTAGAAAAGACTCGTTGATATTTGTGGTAAACGGCGCGGTATCGACCGGCAAAAACCTCGACCCAACAAAAATCGACAACGTGTATATACTTACCGGTGATAGGGCCCGGAAATTTGCAAAAATTGAGGATGACAAGCCTGTTAAAGTGGCCTATGTAATCACCAAGGACGCGCCCAATAAAGAAGAGCTCGAAAAAGAAGTAGCAAAAACCAGGGTGATTAGCAAAATTGTTACTACCAATGTAAGCGGCGATGCAGTTATAGCCGACGACAATGTTAATGCAATAACCATTGTTCCGGATGATAAAAAAGTTGATGTAAAAAATCTTAAAAATGTGGTAATAGTAAAAGGTATCTCCAGTTCGGCAAATGCGAGCAGCATTAGTACTGTAACCGTAAATGGGGTAAAAGCAAAACCTTCTACATTATCGTACAGTGTAAGGTCTGGCGATGCTGCTATGGTGGCCAGTGGCGGAGATGTGGTTGTTACCGGTTATGGCAAAAAAGCAAACATCAAGGCGCTAAATGTAAACGGGATGAGCATTGTAACCAATGGCGATAAAGATCCACTAATATTGATAGACGGCAAAACCAGCACCATGGAGGCATTTAAAAAGCTTGACCCGAATAAAGTGGAAAGCATTTCGATACTTAAAAGTGATGATACCGCCAAAAAGTACGGCGATAAAGCCAAAGACGGCGTCGTAATAATCACTACCCACAAAAAGTAA
- a CDS encoding BlaI/MecI/CopY family transcriptional regulator, which produces MEKLSQQEEEAMQAVWQSGQGFIKDFLDQLAEPKPPYTTLASTVKNLERKGFLKSEKMGNSFRYLPLIQEEEYKKRFMSGFVSNYFQNSYKDLVTFFANEKKISATDLKEIIKLIEKQ; this is translated from the coding sequence ATGGAAAAATTATCGCAACAAGAGGAAGAAGCAATGCAGGCAGTGTGGCAATCGGGCCAGGGATTTATCAAGGATTTTTTAGATCAACTGGCCGAACCTAAGCCACCCTACACTACTCTCGCTTCAACCGTAAAAAACCTGGAACGCAAAGGATTTTTAAAAAGCGAAAAAATGGGCAACTCTTTTCGTTACCTGCCCCTAATACAGGAAGAGGAATATAAAAAACGCTTTATGAGCGGCTTTGTGAGCAATTACTTCCAAAACTCTTATAAAGACCTGGTTACGTTTTTCGCCAACGAAAAAAAGATCAGCGCTACCGACCTGAAAGAGATCATTAAACTCATTGAAAAACAATAA
- a CDS encoding flavin monoamine oxidase family protein gives MKTITRRDFLGKGAMLAGGAYPAMLALGLLKSAPAHAFNLEGSGKGKHIIILGAGLAGMTCAYELGKLGYQCTILEARQRTGGRCFSIRNGSTNTEIDKPTATARFDTGQYFNAGPSRIPHNHELSLHYCKELGVPIQVYNNVNEGAYYFAEGKGPLSNKKIKVREVHNDIRGYMTEMMAKSIDHGGLDSSFTKEDGEKIIEYLQAEGGLDIDKLYKASARRGYTESPGAGDKPGKIADPHKLADLLHSGLMDPDFYNVAEYTYELQMTMFQAIGGMDQIAKALEKKVVPSIKMGAEVTAINNVANGVKITYKDAMGEHILNGDLCICTIPLPVLSNISNNFSGDVSRAIDYISYNQTGKIGLQFKRRFWEEDEHIYGGITHTNNDLTQIFYPSYDYLGKKGILIGYYNFNEKAQKIGALGYTEREKFALEKGRLIHPQYDQEFENSFSVSWHKTKYNLGGWAVYTTETRKTQYPVLLKPDKQVYFAGEHLTYLNAWMAGAFESARSTVAAIHARVTDQRTQYPVQK, from the coding sequence TTGAAAACTATTACCCGCCGGGACTTTTTAGGAAAAGGTGCCATGCTGGCTGGCGGAGCTTACCCGGCCATGCTTGCGCTTGGTTTATTAAAATCCGCGCCTGCCCATGCTTTTAATCTCGAGGGCAGCGGCAAAGGAAAACACATTATCATTTTAGGGGCCGGATTAGCTGGCATGACCTGTGCCTATGAATTAGGCAAGCTGGGCTATCAATGTACCATCCTGGAAGCGCGGCAGCGTACCGGTGGGCGCTGTTTCAGCATTCGTAATGGCAGTACCAATACCGAAATTGATAAGCCTACAGCTACCGCCCGTTTTGATACAGGGCAATACTTTAATGCCGGTCCGTCACGCATACCGCATAATCATGAACTTAGCCTGCACTATTGCAAAGAATTGGGTGTGCCTATCCAGGTTTATAATAACGTGAACGAAGGCGCTTATTACTTTGCTGAGGGCAAGGGGCCTTTATCCAACAAAAAAATTAAGGTAAGGGAGGTACATAACGATATCCGCGGTTACATGACCGAAATGATGGCTAAAAGCATTGATCACGGAGGCCTTGATAGTAGCTTTACCAAAGAAGACGGCGAAAAGATAATCGAATACCTGCAAGCCGAAGGCGGACTGGATATTGATAAGCTATACAAAGCATCTGCACGCCGTGGTTATACGGAATCGCCTGGAGCAGGGGATAAGCCGGGTAAAATTGCCGATCCGCATAAATTGGCTGATCTGCTGCATTCCGGTTTAATGGATCCGGATTTTTATAATGTGGCCGAGTATACCTACGAGCTGCAGATGACCATGTTTCAAGCCATTGGCGGTATGGATCAGATTGCTAAGGCGTTAGAAAAGAAGGTAGTGCCATCTATAAAAATGGGAGCGGAGGTTACAGCTATCAATAACGTGGCGAATGGTGTTAAGATCACTTACAAAGATGCAATGGGTGAACATATATTAAATGGCGACCTGTGTATCTGTACCATTCCGCTGCCGGTTTTGAGTAATATCAGCAATAACTTTAGCGGCGATGTTAGTCGTGCTATTGATTATATCAGCTATAACCAAACCGGGAAAATAGGGTTGCAGTTTAAGCGTCGGTTTTGGGAAGAGGATGAGCATATCTACGGTGGTATAACACACACTAACAATGATTTAACGCAGATATTTTACCCATCCTATGATTATTTAGGAAAAAAAGGTATCTTGATTGGATATTACAACTTTAATGAAAAAGCGCAGAAGATTGGCGCTTTGGGCTATACCGAAAGGGAGAAGTTCGCGCTTGAAAAAGGCAGGCTAATCCACCCGCAATATGATCAGGAGTTTGAAAACTCGTTTTCGGTTAGCTGGCATAAAACCAAATACAATTTAGGCGGATGGGCGGTTTATACTACCGAAACCCGTAAAACACAATACCCGGTACTGTTAAAACCCGATAAGCAGGTTTATTTTGCAGGCGAGCATTTGACATACCTTAATGCCTGGATGGCCGGGGCTTTTGAATCGGCCAGAAGTACGGTTGCCGCTATACACGCCAGAGTTACCGACCAGCGTACCCAGTACCCGGTTCAAAAATAA
- a CDS encoding pyridoxal phosphate-dependent aminotransferase yields MSSTINRRNWIKSSAFMAGGLAFFSGTIGKLAAMPARVFKPLSRSLTDQEAVTNAGFELKARLLANENPFGPSAAAKKAIQDAIDKSYQYPFMTQGTLYNKIAQYEGINYNNILMESGSSPLLLAAAIHYSKGGKSIITGDPSYDDLPSHAQQLEGKWIKVPLTADYKLDLDAMEAKVDSNTGLVYICNPNNPTATILDTAKLKAFCERVSKKTTVFVDEAYIDYLPDPQASTMISTVKAGNNVIVARTFSKLYGFAGLRCGYVIAQPDTIKTLSMYTTGFSLAATTIAGAIAAYREEDFLKDALQKTNASKEYLYSVLKKEGYEYIPSSANFVMFPLKMDGKKFVGEMMKRGVGVRNWQFNGKDWCRVSIGRMDEMEAFADAFKQLS; encoded by the coding sequence ATGTCAAGCACAATTAACCGCAGAAACTGGATCAAATCCAGCGCATTTATGGCCGGAGGGCTGGCCTTTTTTTCAGGAACAATTGGTAAGCTGGCAGCCATGCCGGCCAGAGTATTTAAACCATTGAGCCGCAGTTTAACCGATCAGGAAGCCGTAACGAATGCCGGCTTTGAATTGAAAGCAAGATTGCTGGCCAACGAAAACCCTTTTGGCCCCTCAGCGGCTGCTAAAAAGGCTATTCAGGATGCTATTGATAAAAGCTATCAATATCCTTTCATGACCCAGGGTACCCTTTATAATAAAATAGCCCAGTATGAGGGGATTAACTATAACAATATCCTGATGGAATCGGGCTCGTCGCCACTGTTGCTGGCCGCTGCCATACATTACAGTAAGGGCGGTAAAAGCATCATTACCGGCGACCCGTCTTATGATGATCTGCCATCACACGCGCAGCAACTGGAAGGCAAGTGGATAAAAGTACCACTTACTGCCGATTATAAGCTTGACCTTGACGCGATGGAAGCCAAGGTTGACAGCAACACCGGTCTGGTATATATCTGCAATCCAAACAATCCAACGGCTACCATATTGGATACAGCCAAATTGAAAGCCTTTTGTGAGCGTGTATCTAAAAAAACGACAGTTTTTGTTGACGAGGCCTATATCGATTACCTGCCCGACCCACAAGCCAGTACCATGATCAGCACTGTGAAAGCCGGAAATAATGTAATTGTTGCTCGTACTTTTTCAAAATTGTATGGCTTTGCCGGTTTACGCTGCGGTTATGTAATTGCCCAGCCTGATACCATTAAAACCCTATCGATGTATACAACGGGTTTTTCGCTGGCGGCCACTACCATCGCAGGCGCAATTGCGGCGTATCGCGAAGAAGATTTTTTAAAGGATGCTCTTCAAAAAACAAATGCTTCCAAGGAATATCTGTATTCGGTACTTAAAAAAGAAGGTTATGAATACATCCCCTCATCGGCAAACTTTGTGATGTTCCCGCTAAAAATGGACGGCAAAAAATTTGTTGGTGAAATGATGAAGCGCGGCGTAGGCGTACGTAACTGGCAATTTAACGGCAAAGACTGGTGCCGCGTAAGCATCGGCCGTATGGACGAAATGGAAGCCTTCGCCGATGCGTTTAAACAATTATCTTAA
- a CDS encoding Hint domain-containing protein yields the protein MRKLTLTLLLSSSLYFAQAQTVNPRPLTMDEYKKAQTFTIANLDNDTYVKFENTYVLDRYESRKPYFITGSDGLKKRIDLYKLIAKEGMQEIGLMVFYTNEKGKLYKALVPDFTADAKVWEQYFQDIDNINKVEQNFILKLSYVLSKEVSFQQYKVLNGGKDMKEEAATYGNDICFPGEELVTMANGDKKMLKAVKSGDEVISVDPATKKNMVVKVKELTTHEAKNYAITQLVLVSAQTKNTTAGTQVKLNSKVLQATPNHPMLTKQGNVKIGEVATGQEVLCLNEQTGKYEAFTVLQKTEHAGGVQKVYNIVADGGSTLLMNGVMVMQK from the coding sequence GTGCGTAAACTAACATTAACACTATTACTAAGCTCATCTCTTTATTTTGCTCAGGCGCAAACTGTAAACCCTCGTCCGCTTACTATGGATGAGTATAAAAAGGCGCAAACTTTCACTATAGCTAACCTCGACAATGATACCTACGTTAAGTTCGAAAATACGTACGTGCTTGACCGGTATGAAAGCCGCAAGCCTTATTTCATTACGGGATCGGATGGATTGAAAAAACGTATAGACCTCTATAAGCTAATTGCCAAAGAGGGGATGCAGGAAATTGGCCTGATGGTGTTTTATACCAACGAAAAGGGTAAGCTTTACAAAGCTTTAGTACCGGACTTTACTGCCGATGCCAAAGTTTGGGAGCAGTATTTTCAGGATATTGATAACATTAATAAAGTGGAGCAAAATTTTATCCTGAAACTATCTTACGTGCTGTCAAAGGAAGTAAGCTTCCAGCAGTACAAGGTGCTTAACGGTGGCAAGGACATGAAAGAGGAAGCTGCTACTTATGGCAATGATATTTGTTTTCCGGGTGAAGAGTTGGTTACCATGGCCAATGGCGATAAAAAAATGCTAAAGGCGGTAAAGAGCGGTGATGAAGTGATTTCGGTTGATCCGGCTACTAAAAAGAATATGGTGGTTAAGGTGAAAGAGTTAACCACTCATGAAGCTAAAAACTACGCCATCACCCAACTGGTTTTAGTATCGGCACAAACAAAAAATACAACGGCAGGTACACAGGTGAAACTAAACAGCAAAGTATTACAAGCCACTCCTAATCATCCTATGTTAACCAAACAAGGCAATGTGAAAATAGGCGAGGTGGCAACCGGGCAGGAAGTACTTTGCCTGAATGAGCAAACCGGCAAATACGAGGCTTTTACTGTATTACAAAAAACTGAGCATGCAGGCGGTGTACAAAAAGTATATAACATTGTTGCCGATGGCGGCAGCACCCTGCTTATGAATGGTGTAATGGTGATGCAAAAGTAG
- a CDS encoding SDR family oxidoreductase, whose product MPIKTTVITGATSGIGKATAMALAAQDHEVYLLVRNIIKGEAVKQEIIAKTGNKHVSVIKCDLADLQSVREAAIELSQKLTTINILINNAGAGFSERRVSKDGFEMTFTTNHLGHFLLTTSLMPLLERGQARIINVSSEGHKIGKPNFDDLQSAQNYSSFKAYGMAKLFNIYFTQSLAQKFADKGVLAFSLHPGVVNSSFIEGLKGFDKVLMKMARPFMITSQQGAETSIYLATEPGLDKFNGRYFKKKKLAKTSPIAQDWAAQEKLWQISEKLISKSVA is encoded by the coding sequence ATGCCAATAAAAACAACAGTAATTACCGGGGCTACTTCCGGCATCGGAAAGGCAACCGCCATGGCGCTTGCCGCGCAGGATCATGAGGTTTACCTGCTGGTTCGTAATATTATTAAAGGCGAGGCTGTTAAACAGGAAATTATTGCGAAAACGGGTAACAAGCACGTCTCCGTGATTAAATGTGATCTGGCTGACCTGCAGAGTGTTCGTGAAGCCGCGATTGAGCTTTCTCAGAAGCTGACAACTATTAATATCCTTATCAATAATGCCGGAGCTGGTTTTAGCGAAAGACGGGTTAGCAAAGACGGCTTTGAAATGACTTTCACAACCAATCATCTCGGCCATTTTTTGCTAACTACAAGTCTGATGCCACTGCTTGAGCGGGGGCAAGCTCGTATTATCAATGTAAGTTCTGAAGGGCACAAAATAGGCAAGCCCAATTTTGACGATCTTCAATCGGCACAAAATTATTCCTCTTTTAAAGCTTACGGCATGGCTAAGCTGTTTAATATTTATTTTACCCAATCGCTTGCGCAAAAATTTGCTGATAAGGGCGTTCTGGCATTTTCCCTCCATCCGGGTGTTGTGAACAGTAGTTTTATTGAAGGACTCAAAGGTTTTGATAAAGTATTGATGAAGATGGCCCGGCCGTTTATGATCACTTCTCAACAAGGGGCCGAAACTTCAATATACCTTGCAACGGAACCCGGGTTGGATAAATTTAATGGTCGTTATTTTAAAAAGAAGAAGCTTGCTAAAACATCGCCCATAGCGCAGGATTGGGCTGCACAGGAAAAACTGTGGCAGATAAGCGAAAAACTTATCAGTAAATCAGTTGCTTAG
- a CDS encoding c-type cytochrome, whose product MPVNKKLLVTLGLLSIIVFGAMTTTKPQDEGFKNLKVLPKNISGENLHKVMEDWSHSLGVHCNFCHARNEETKKMDWTSDAKPEKEMARDMFKMMNKINQKYFHAKKDSLGMIMQSGVNCNTCHRGTAHPEVMVPDGKGPGGPGMGPGPGGQPGPPPGGPAPGAPAPTKP is encoded by the coding sequence ATGCCTGTGAACAAAAAACTATTAGTTACGCTCGGCCTGTTATCCATAATAGTATTTGGTGCTATGACCACTACTAAACCACAGGACGAAGGTTTTAAAAATCTTAAAGTATTGCCGAAAAACATTTCTGGCGAGAACCTGCACAAGGTTATGGAAGATTGGTCGCATTCATTAGGGGTACATTGCAACTTTTGCCACGCCCGTAATGAAGAAACTAAAAAGATGGATTGGACAAGCGATGCAAAACCTGAAAAGGAAATGGCCCGCGACATGTTTAAAATGATGAACAAAATTAACCAGAAGTATTTTCATGCTAAAAAAGATTCGTTAGGCATGATCATGCAGAGCGGTGTTAATTGCAATACCTGCCACCGTGGTACAGCTCATCCGGAAGTGATGGTACCAGACGGAAAAGGTCCGGGTGGCCCGGGAATGGGTCCTGGTCCAGGTGGTCAACCAGGTCCGCCGCCGGGAGGTCCTGCTCCAGGTGCACCAGCACCAACCAAGCCATAA
- a CDS encoding NUDIX domain-containing protein encodes MPKQSAGILLYRKTAQGLQVFLVHPGGPFFKNKDVGSWSIPKGEYLPDEDPLAAAKREFQEETGQEISGDFIALSPIKQKGGKTVQAWAIEGNIDPEKIKSNTFEIEWPPRSGRKQAFDEIDRAEWFNIPTAKIKINPAQAAFINELEATI; translated from the coding sequence ATGCCCAAACAAAGCGCCGGAATTTTATTGTACCGCAAAACCGCACAAGGACTACAAGTATTTCTTGTACATCCGGGCGGACCATTCTTTAAAAACAAGGATGTCGGTTCATGGTCGATACCCAAAGGGGAATATCTGCCCGATGAAGATCCGCTCGCAGCAGCAAAGCGCGAGTTTCAGGAAGAAACCGGTCAGGAAATATCAGGCGATTTTATCGCGTTAAGCCCTATTAAACAAAAAGGTGGCAAAACAGTACAAGCCTGGGCTATTGAAGGAAATATCGATCCAGAAAAGATTAAGAGCAATACGTTTGAAATAGAATGGCCTCCCCGCTCGGGCAGGAAACAAGCTTTCGATGAAATTGATCGTGCAGAGTGGTTCAATATCCCAACTGCAAAAATAAAGATCAACCCTGCCCAGGCAGCATTTATAAATGAATTAGAAGCGACTATTTAA
- a CDS encoding SRPBCC domain-containing protein has product MADDRWSKFKVTADVDTDVRSMYEAWATPEGLETWFLRKADFFAIAGRQREPQEFIKKEDTYTWYWHGYDDTTVENGQILEANGADFVKFTFTGGTVVSVSITCKLGVVIVELVQENIPEETDPEKNLYVQCQLGWTFYLANLKSVLEGGKDLRNKRKDLFSSFK; this is encoded by the coding sequence ATGGCAGACGACAGATGGAGCAAATTTAAAGTAACTGCTGATGTGGACACAGATGTACGCAGTATGTATGAAGCCTGGGCCACTCCTGAAGGCCTTGAAACCTGGTTTTTACGTAAGGCCGATTTTTTTGCGATAGCCGGTCGTCAGCGCGAACCGCAGGAGTTTATTAAAAAAGAGGATACTTATACCTGGTATTGGCATGGTTATGATGATACCACTGTTGAAAATGGCCAGATATTGGAAGCTAACGGAGCCGATTTTGTCAAGTTTACCTTTACCGGGGGAACAGTTGTGAGTGTTTCCATAACCTGCAAATTAGGTGTTGTTATTGTTGAGTTGGTACAAGAAAATATTCCTGAAGAAACCGACCCCGAGAAAAACCTTTATGTGCAATGCCAGCTTGGCTGGACATTTTATCTCGCCAACTTGAAATCGGTATTGGAAGGCGGTAAAGACCTCCGTAATAAGCGGAAGGACCTGTTCTCAAGTTTCAAATAA
- a CDS encoding riboflavin synthase — protein sequence MFTGIIETLGKITDLQQEKGNLNITVESAISHELKIDQSVAHNGVCLTVVALADGLHVVTAIEETLNKTNLSQLKVGDPVNLERCMQMNARLDGHIVQGHVDQVAVCTAFKELDGSWEYTFEYDASSGNVTVEKGSICVNGISLTVVNSHANSFSVAIIPYTFEHTNLHNVKVGSQVNLEFDIIGKYVARLMQR from the coding sequence ATGTTTACAGGAATTATAGAAACTTTAGGTAAGATCACTGATCTGCAACAGGAAAAAGGTAATCTCAATATTACTGTCGAGTCGGCAATATCACATGAGCTTAAGATTGATCAATCTGTTGCCCACAATGGTGTTTGCCTTACTGTGGTAGCATTAGCAGATGGTTTACACGTAGTGACTGCTATTGAAGAAACTTTAAACAAGACCAATCTTTCCCAGCTTAAAGTCGGTGACCCTGTAAACCTGGAGCGCTGCATGCAAATGAATGCTCGCCTTGATGGCCATATAGTTCAAGGCCATGTTGATCAGGTAGCTGTTTGCACCGCCTTTAAAGAACTTGACGGCAGCTGGGAATACACTTTTGAATATGACGCCTCCAGCGGCAATGTTACGGTAGAGAAAGGCTCTATTTGTGTTAATGGTATAAGCTTAACCGTGGTTAATTCACATGCCAATAGTTTTTCTGTAGCTATTATCCCTTATACATTTGAGCATACCAACCTGCACAATGTGAAGGTTGGCAGCCAGGTTAACCTTGAGTTTGATATCATAGGCAAATACGTTGCCCGCTTAATGCAACGTTAA
- a CDS encoding tetratricopeptide repeat protein: protein MKNLLITLFLTLSILQIRAQQTANDSLLLDYYQNQRFADAADYLKKTYPEPVTDLKVLAKLAYTSKMASRLPDAENYYQRIYDADTASLPNLYNMSEIIKRRGNNKKAIIYVKKILLKDTTNFDVYKQLADLSQNLGDVEGSLIYLQKANKINPLNPDVAYDLSSFYINLKLYVNAEIIIDKALVADTANLLLLKGKAQASYALKKYPVTIEITKKLIDAGELAGSIVSMRGTSYYMTANYPDCIKTFKILEDNQTGTEASFYYTAMSYKALHNNTKAIIYLDKAIEEATSTGIGSYYSEKGDSYDRLHQLKNAVEAYQKSLLYKPDPITYYALATLYDTELKNRATAIKYYKKYLASKPKDSQKTYIAYSRERIKSLGI, encoded by the coding sequence ATGAAAAACCTGCTTATAACCCTATTCCTTACCTTATCAATATTGCAAATACGTGCCCAGCAAACGGCCAATGATTCGCTCCTGCTCGATTATTATCAAAACCAGCGCTTCGCCGATGCCGCCGACTATCTCAAAAAAACATACCCCGAGCCTGTAACCGACCTTAAAGTATTAGCTAAACTTGCCTATACTTCAAAAATGGCCTCTCGCCTACCCGATGCCGAAAACTACTACCAGCGCATTTATGATGCTGATACTGCCAGTCTGCCCAACCTTTATAACATGAGCGAGATCATTAAAAGGCGCGGCAATAATAAAAAGGCCATAATATATGTAAAGAAAATCCTGCTGAAGGATACAACCAACTTTGATGTTTACAAACAACTGGCTGACCTATCGCAAAATTTAGGCGATGTAGAAGGGAGCCTCATTTATCTGCAAAAAGCAAACAAGATCAACCCGCTTAATCCTGATGTTGCTTATGACCTGTCATCCTTTTACATCAACCTTAAACTATATGTCAATGCCGAAATTATAATTGATAAAGCCTTAGTGGCAGATACAGCCAATTTGTTGCTACTGAAAGGTAAAGCACAGGCTTCCTACGCGTTAAAAAAATACCCGGTAACTATTGAAATTACTAAGAAACTAATAGATGCCGGAGAATTGGCCGGCAGCATTGTATCCATGCGGGGCACCTCCTATTACATGACCGCCAACTATCCCGATTGCATTAAAACGTTTAAAATACTGGAAGACAACCAAACCGGCACCGAGGCTTCCTTTTACTACACGGCCATGAGCTATAAGGCTTTGCATAACAACACAAAAGCGATCATATATTTAGACAAGGCCATTGAAGAAGCCACATCTACGGGCATAGGCTCCTATTACAGCGAAAAAGGCGATTCGTACGACCGCCTGCACCAATTGAAAAATGCCGTTGAGGCATACCAGAAAAGTTTGCTTTATAAACCAGACCCGATTACTTATTACGCTCTCGCTACCCTGTATGATACCGAACTAAAAAACAGAGCAACGGCTATTAAATATTACAAAAAGTACCTGGCAAGCAAACCGAAAGATTCTCAGAAAACCTATATAGCTTATTCCAGAGAGCGCATTAAATCATTAGGGATTTAA